One window of the Methanomassiliicoccaceae archaeon DOK genome contains the following:
- a CDS encoding hydantoinase/oxoprolinase family protein, producing the protein MTRIGLGLDTGGTFTDAVLLDIDGGRILARSKSMTTHDDLSRGIRGAIEGFDRDLLRKTDVVSLSTTLATNSVVEGRGCRVALVVMGHELTVPVKADFTAYVSGSYRASGREDEPLDLEAVRTFLESVRGKVDSVAITGFMSIRNPDHENAVKAMASDILGVPAVCGHELSSSLGFNERTTTCVMNARLIPIIGRLLDSVDAVMEESGIDAPLLVVKGDGSIMSEEMARERPVETILSGPASSINGARRLSGLDDAVVVDIGGTTTDVGVIRDGRVHLEEEGALIGGFRTRVAAADIATAGLGGDSRIVVNGRIPSLSTVKVTPLCVAAARYPVITEWLRLLVARGPRDVDYANYQRNLVMDTEYFIRLGDGEDGDLTDLDRRFLEFVDGTPHSMADARWEFGEPAVSFHIETMENRRMIQRIGLTPTDLMHYRGTFTRYDAEASKLAIMYHAANMGITPDEFVDRIDAMIQERIGTTIIRKLMTEGSDRALEGYGDDLVRDGVNEARGRDFDVRFRLNKPIVGLGGPSYDMLPRVAAALGTELVLPRDYDIGNAVGAISGKVVESIQILIQSVLGKELATNACIVFSRLGRKYYTSFEEGLEETRREGIEYVREMASRAGADDVAIEEFCDSKKVSVGEEQFRTDATEVRLTIRATGDPRYRRRFRSSCDRGPRRASGHLSRDLCRSACHGCPSRPLGACWRICRSGERCWPPCTPP; encoded by the coding sequence ATGACGAGGATCGGGCTGGGACTGGACACAGGGGGAACGTTCACAGACGCAGTGCTGCTGGACATAGACGGCGGCAGGATACTGGCGAGGTCCAAATCGATGACCACGCACGACGACCTGTCCCGCGGAATCAGGGGCGCGATCGAGGGTTTCGACCGTGACCTCCTCAGAAAGACAGACGTCGTCAGCCTGTCCACCACCCTGGCGACGAACTCCGTGGTCGAGGGCAGGGGCTGCAGGGTCGCACTGGTGGTCATGGGGCACGAACTCACGGTTCCCGTGAAGGCTGATTTCACCGCATACGTTTCCGGAAGCTACAGGGCCTCGGGACGGGAGGACGAGCCCCTCGACCTGGAGGCCGTCAGAACGTTCCTGGAGTCGGTCAGAGGAAAGGTCGACTCCGTGGCGATCACAGGATTCATGAGCATCAGGAACCCCGACCATGAGAACGCCGTCAAGGCCATGGCCTCCGACATCCTGGGGGTCCCGGCGGTGTGCGGGCACGAGCTGTCCTCGTCCCTTGGATTCAACGAACGCACCACCACCTGCGTGATGAACGCGAGGCTCATACCCATCATTGGAAGGCTGCTCGACTCGGTGGACGCTGTAATGGAGGAGTCCGGCATCGACGCGCCGCTCCTGGTCGTCAAGGGTGACGGCTCCATAATGAGCGAGGAGATGGCACGCGAGAGGCCCGTGGAGACGATACTCTCCGGTCCGGCGTCGAGCATCAACGGCGCCCGCAGGCTGTCCGGACTCGACGACGCCGTCGTGGTGGACATCGGCGGCACCACCACGGACGTCGGGGTCATCCGTGACGGCAGGGTCCACCTCGAGGAGGAGGGCGCTCTGATCGGCGGTTTCCGGACCAGGGTCGCCGCGGCGGACATAGCCACCGCCGGACTGGGTGGGGACAGCCGCATCGTCGTCAACGGCAGGATACCTTCTCTGTCGACTGTAAAGGTCACGCCGCTGTGCGTCGCCGCCGCCAGATACCCGGTGATAACCGAGTGGCTGCGGCTGCTGGTGGCCAGAGGCCCCCGTGACGTGGACTACGCCAACTACCAGCGCAATCTCGTCATGGACACGGAGTACTTCATCAGGCTTGGAGATGGCGAGGACGGGGATCTGACCGACCTCGACCGCAGGTTCCTCGAGTTCGTGGACGGCACGCCTCACAGCATGGCGGATGCCAGATGGGAGTTCGGAGAGCCCGCGGTGTCGTTCCACATCGAGACGATGGAGAATCGCAGGATGATCCAGAGGATAGGGCTCACCCCCACCGACCTGATGCATTACCGCGGAACCTTCACCAGGTACGATGCAGAGGCGTCGAAGCTGGCGATCATGTACCATGCGGCCAACATGGGCATAACCCCGGACGAGTTCGTGGACAGGATCGACGCGATGATACAGGAGCGCATCGGGACCACCATCATCAGGAAGCTCATGACGGAAGGATCGGACCGTGCCCTGGAAGGCTACGGCGACGACCTGGTTAGGGACGGAGTGAACGAGGCCCGGGGGAGGGACTTCGATGTGCGCTTCAGACTGAACAAGCCGATAGTGGGTCTTGGAGGACCCTCCTACGACATGCTCCCCCGCGTCGCGGCCGCACTTGGGACGGAGCTCGTCCTTCCACGGGACTACGACATAGGCAACGCCGTAGGCGCCATCAGCGGGAAGGTCGTGGAGTCCATCCAGATCCTGATACAATCGGTTCTGGGCAAGGAGCTGGCCACTAACGCGTGCATAGTGTTCTCCAGACTGGGGAGGAAGTACTACACCTCCTTCGAGGAGGGTCTTGAAGAGACGCGCCGCGAGGGTATCGAGTACGTCCGTGAGATGGCGAGTAGGGCCGGAGCAGACGATGTCGCCATAGAGGAGTTCTGCGACAGCAAGAAGGTGTCAGTCGGCGAGGAGCAGTTCAGAACCGATGCCACCGAGGTCAGACTGACCATCAGGGCGACCGGCGATCCGAGGTACAGGCGCCGATTCAGATCCTCATGCGATCGAGGTCCTCGACGAGCCTCTGGGCACCTATCCCGCGACCTTTGTCGATCAGCTTGTCACGGATGCCCCTCTCGCCCTCTAGGAGCGTGTTGGAGGATATGCCGTAGCGGCGAGAGATGTTGGCCTCCATGTACGCCGCCATGA
- a CDS encoding cation:proton antiporter, translated as MELLLQLLITLVVLFVLARLGSAIVSRFGLPGLIGEIVMGIVIANIAFGDGWSLMEDLLAIKMPDPVAGTEGSTVYQVVYAFAELGVIFLLFTVGLETKVKDLMNSGRPALLCAILGVIIPFVLGFALIMAWPNTAIGGGDMNHALFLAAAMVATSVGITARIIKDLKLMDTKEARIIIAAAVIDDVLGMIVLAIVQGMVESGELSIMNVASITIQAVVFVLVVIAACKWVVPRIYDYFDDRRRKAEAAGRVPMSVNKLALAIIVCLAMAAFAEYIGLAAIIGAFLAGMLFADHAWEWDLEHKIDSISTFMLSFFFLNVGMQVDIASLTSGSVLILAFVTIVLALIGKYVGCGLGAKMGDRSVDKESFNIIGVGMMPRGEVGIIIASIGLGIVVEGERAMTSELYTVVVLMSVITTIIAPPILAKLFRKKYPEEYRILPEDQI; from the coding sequence ATGGAACTCCTGCTACAGCTGCTCATCACGCTGGTGGTCCTGTTCGTCCTGGCCCGTCTCGGTTCGGCCATCGTCTCCAGGTTCGGACTGCCGGGTCTCATCGGGGAGATCGTGATGGGTATCGTGATCGCCAACATCGCATTCGGCGATGGATGGTCGCTGATGGAAGATTTGCTGGCCATAAAGATGCCCGATCCGGTGGCTGGAACAGAGGGCAGCACGGTATACCAGGTCGTCTACGCGTTCGCGGAGCTGGGTGTCATATTCCTCCTGTTCACGGTCGGTCTCGAGACCAAGGTCAAGGATCTGATGAACTCCGGAAGGCCTGCGCTCCTGTGCGCAATCCTCGGAGTGATCATCCCGTTCGTCCTGGGATTCGCGCTCATCATGGCGTGGCCCAACACGGCGATCGGAGGCGGGGACATGAACCACGCCCTGTTCCTCGCCGCCGCGATGGTGGCGACGTCCGTGGGTATCACCGCCAGGATCATCAAGGACCTCAAGCTCATGGACACCAAGGAGGCGCGCATCATCATAGCGGCCGCCGTCATCGACGATGTTCTCGGCATGATCGTCCTGGCGATCGTCCAGGGCATGGTGGAGTCCGGGGAGCTCTCCATCATGAACGTCGCATCGATCACGATCCAGGCCGTCGTGTTCGTGCTCGTGGTCATCGCCGCCTGCAAGTGGGTTGTCCCGAGGATCTACGACTACTTCGATGACCGTCGCAGGAAGGCCGAGGCCGCCGGCAGGGTGCCCATGTCCGTCAACAAGCTTGCCCTGGCGATCATAGTCTGTCTCGCCATGGCCGCATTCGCGGAGTACATCGGGCTCGCCGCCATCATAGGGGCGTTCCTCGCCGGAATGCTGTTCGCAGACCATGCCTGGGAGTGGGATCTCGAGCACAAGATCGACTCGATCTCGACGTTCATGCTGTCCTTCTTCTTCCTCAACGTCGGTATGCAGGTCGACATAGCCTCCCTCACCAGCGGAAGCGTGCTCATCCTGGCCTTCGTCACCATAGTGCTGGCTCTCATCGGCAAGTACGTCGGATGCGGGCTCGGTGCCAAGATGGGAGACAGGTCCGTTGACAAGGAGTCCTTCAACATCATCGGTGTCGGAATGATGCCCCGTGGCGAGGTGGGAATAATCATCGCCAGCATAGGTCTGGGCATCGTGGTCGAAGGGGAGCGCGCCATGACATCGGAGCTCTACACCGTCGTCGTCCTGATGTCGGTGATTACGACCATCATCGCGCCGCCGATCCTCGCGAAGCTCTTCAGGAAGAAGTATCCGGAGGAGTACAGGATCCTGCCCGAGGACCAGATCTGA
- a CDS encoding 50S ribosomal protein L16, whose translation MVRKPASMYRQIKGQAYTRREYMGGVPASRVSQYEMGNLREDFPVVLTLRVKNRVQIRHTSIEAGRIAANKVLNGQIGVANYHMTVRAYPHVVLRENKLATGAGADRVSSGMRQGFGKTVGTAARLERNQAILTVRVPAEKAVIAKDALWRASMKFPSPCYIDVEKGQELIL comes from the coding sequence ATGGTAAGAAAGCCCGCTTCGATGTACAGGCAGATCAAAGGTCAGGCGTACACACGCCGCGAATACATGGGTGGAGTCCCCGCCAGCAGGGTTTCCCAGTACGAGATGGGAAACCTCCGCGAGGACTTCCCCGTCGTCCTCACCCTCAGGGTGAAGAACCGTGTCCAGATCAGGCACACCTCCATCGAGGCCGGCCGTATCGCCGCCAACAAGGTCCTGAACGGACAGATCGGTGTCGCCAACTACCACATGACCGTGAGGGCCTACCCCCACGTCGTCCTGAGGGAGAACAAGCTGGCCACCGGCGCAGGAGCGGACCGTGTTTCGAGCGGAATGCGCCAGGGATTCGGAAAGACCGTCGGAACCGCTGCCAGGCTCGAGCGCAACCAGGCAATCCTGACAGTCCGCGTCCCCGCCGAGAAGGCGGTCATCGCCAAGGACGCCCTTTGGAGGGCATCCATGAAGTTCCCCTCCCCCTGCTACATCGATGTCGAGAAGGGACAGGAACTCATCCTGTAA
- a CDS encoding HD domain-containing protein, with protein MPALNADILYLFFNSANMNRWNDHMRPVDLTELDKQAHKAAIAWVLAKFEESSGKTIDWRRIIEHTMFSFIQRAVLTDLKPQVFHKIASERRGPVNDYVLSEFDRLVPDSDPGFRARFEEYLGDPKSTPEDAVIRAAHYLATRWEFNLIYDSNRSLYGIEGTRREINEQIEQHTDLIGVREIMATEETFDFIDLIGQLRFQQRWARTPRIPKTTVLGHSLMVADMMYLHDLDSGAADREVYNDFYSGLFHDLPEVLTKDVISPIKENVSGLAAILEEYEHDLVESTIMPLLKEEWRDEFRHMVYEPFTDVDIPGFGRRNGTDLKACDLMAAYMEANISRRYGISSNTLLEGERGIRDKLIDKGRGIGAQRLVEDLDRMRI; from the coding sequence ATGCCGGCCCTCAACGCGGACATCCTCTATCTGTTCTTCAATTCGGCAAACATGAACCGCTGGAACGACCACATGCGTCCGGTCGACCTGACGGAACTGGACAAGCAGGCCCACAAGGCCGCCATAGCCTGGGTCCTGGCGAAGTTCGAGGAGTCCTCCGGGAAGACCATCGACTGGAGGAGGATCATCGAGCACACGATGTTCTCGTTCATCCAGAGGGCGGTCCTCACAGACCTGAAGCCCCAGGTCTTCCACAAGATCGCCTCGGAGAGGCGCGGTCCGGTAAACGACTACGTGCTCTCCGAATTCGACCGTCTGGTGCCGGATTCCGATCCCGGGTTCAGAGCACGCTTCGAGGAGTACCTCGGGGACCCGAAGTCCACTCCCGAGGATGCCGTCATACGCGCCGCACACTATCTGGCGACCAGATGGGAATTCAATCTCATCTACGACTCCAACCGTTCCCTCTACGGGATAGAGGGCACGCGCAGGGAGATCAACGAGCAGATCGAGCAGCACACGGACCTCATCGGGGTGAGGGAGATCATGGCGACCGAGGAGACCTTCGACTTCATCGACCTCATAGGGCAGCTCAGGTTCCAGCAGCGCTGGGCGAGGACCCCCCGCATACCCAAGACCACGGTCCTGGGGCACTCGCTCATGGTCGCGGACATGATGTACCTCCACGACCTGGATTCGGGGGCGGCCGACCGCGAGGTCTACAACGACTTCTACAGCGGCCTGTTCCACGACCTCCCAGAGGTCCTTACGAAGGACGTCATCTCGCCCATCAAGGAGAACGTCAGCGGTCTCGCGGCGATACTGGAGGAATACGAGCACGACCTGGTGGAGTCGACAATCATGCCTCTCCTCAAGGAGGAGTGGAGGGACGAGTTCCGCCACATGGTGTACGAGCCGTTCACCGACGTGGACATCCCCGGCTTCGGCAGGAGGAACGGGACGGATCTCAAGGCGTGCGACCTCATGGCGGCGTACATGGAGGCCAACATCTCTCGCCGCTACGGCATATCCTCCAACACGCTCCTAGAGGGCGAGAGGGGCATCCGTGACAAGCTGATCGACAAAGGTCGCGGGATAGGTGCCCAGAGGCTCGTCGAGGACCTCGATCGCATGAGGATCTGA
- a CDS encoding RNA-binding protein, which translates to MTEKDARKELMRRANDISPTVHVGKDGLDQGVFDEIVNQLKKNRLIKVKVLSNSDDDAKGAAESIEEATGAIAVDVRGSVIVLTDKRTWTSLSQKKFRGVSDA; encoded by the coding sequence ATGACTGAGAAGGACGCTAGGAAGGAGCTCATGAGAAGGGCCAACGACATCAGCCCCACGGTCCATGTCGGCAAGGACGGCCTCGACCAGGGCGTCTTCGACGAGATCGTCAACCAGCTGAAGAAGAACCGCCTGATCAAGGTGAAGGTGCTCTCCAACTCGGACGACGATGCGAAGGGAGCGGCCGAGTCGATCGAGGAGGCCACCGGAGCGATCGCTGTGGACGTGCGCGGGAGCGTCATCGTCCTCACGGACAAACGCACGTGGACGTCCCTCAGCCAGAAGAAGTTCCGAGGTGTTTCCGATGCTTGA
- a CDS encoding preprotein translocase subunit Sec61beta: MAKKNDTGFQSSAGLMRYFDTESEKGVRISPRAVVGIAIGLIVVVMLLRVFVPL, from the coding sequence ATGGCAAAGAAGAACGACACCGGATTCCAGTCCTCCGCAGGCCTGATGAGGTACTTCGACACGGAGAGCGAGAAGGGAGTCAGGATCAGCCCCCGCGCCGTCGTGGGCATCGCCATCGGTCTCATCGTCGTCGTCATGCTCCTCAGGGTGTTCGTACCTCTCTGA
- a CDS encoding ribonuclease P protein component 4 yields the protein MSRRRVPQKVLNDIGRERMDRLLGLAAEAVREDRPERARRYVEIARRIGAKTQVPLPQDVPICDGCGIPLMPGRNCTVRLGNHMVCVTCGMCGEIRRRPYLKEQSHD from the coding sequence ATGAGCAGAAGGCGCGTCCCGCAGAAGGTACTCAACGACATCGGCAGGGAGCGCATGGACAGGCTACTCGGTCTCGCCGCAGAGGCTGTCCGCGAGGACAGGCCGGAGCGTGCCAGGAGGTATGTGGAGATCGCTAGGCGCATCGGCGCCAAGACGCAGGTCCCCCTGCCCCAGGACGTCCCTATTTGCGACGGATGCGGGATCCCCCTCATGCCGGGGAGGAACTGCACCGTCCGCCTGGGCAACCACATGGTGTGCGTTACATGCGGCATGTGCGGAGAGATCCGCCGCAGACCGTACCTGAAGGAGCAATCACATGACTGA
- the lysS gene encoding lysine--tRNA ligase, whose protein sequence is MHWADVIAEEVAKTSDHPLIATGISPTGIIHVGSLREAITGESVRSAVEAMGKDVRLIYLIDSFDPLRKRYDFLPEEYEKYVGMPISRIPCPCGKHKNYAHHFVQPFLDAVDSLGVKCEIIWTHELYESGAFAPYIDMTFKKREQIIQILHEVTGKEANPEYAPYNPICEKCGRFTKPIFHRYEYPYIWYECTCGHCGRADIRKAEGKLTWRLEWPAKWMIFGTSAEPFGKDHAAAGGSYDTGKRIVSEIYGGKAPYPIPYEFVQLKGVGQMHKSLGCSVTGLDAINMTPPEVLNYLFLRVNPSKAIDYDSGMGTLDMADEYDRMERLYFGGEWSESEDNSVRAYVIAQHNHVPKGLPLQIPYRHLVNVAQMAPDFEGVMEVLSRTEDMSKASPEDIERLKRRVSCVRYWLNGFAPDMVKFSILPSVPSDADLSMNEKVYFQALVKRMNDCVWNSENITEIVSDIAKASPIGTKGAYKALYKIFIGKTAGPRLGPFLASMDQKFVVNRLIQASL, encoded by the coding sequence ATGCATTGGGCAGATGTAATCGCCGAGGAGGTCGCCAAGACCAGCGACCATCCTCTGATCGCAACAGGGATTAGCCCGACTGGGATCATCCATGTCGGAAGTCTTAGGGAAGCAATCACCGGGGAGTCGGTCCGCAGCGCCGTCGAGGCCATGGGCAAAGACGTCCGTCTGATCTACCTCATCGATTCCTTCGACCCTCTGCGCAAACGTTACGACTTCCTGCCCGAGGAGTACGAGAAGTACGTGGGGATGCCCATCTCGAGGATCCCCTGTCCGTGCGGCAAGCACAAGAACTACGCCCATCACTTCGTCCAGCCCTTCCTCGACGCCGTCGACTCCCTCGGAGTCAAGTGCGAGATCATCTGGACCCACGAGCTCTACGAGAGCGGGGCGTTCGCACCGTACATCGACATGACGTTCAAGAAGAGGGAGCAGATCATCCAGATCCTCCACGAGGTCACCGGCAAGGAGGCGAACCCCGAGTACGCCCCGTACAACCCCATCTGCGAGAAGTGCGGCCGCTTCACCAAGCCGATCTTCCACAGGTACGAGTACCCCTACATCTGGTACGAGTGCACATGCGGGCACTGCGGCAGGGCCGACATCCGCAAGGCCGAGGGAAAGCTGACCTGGCGTCTCGAGTGGCCCGCCAAGTGGATGATCTTCGGGACATCCGCCGAGCCCTTCGGCAAGGACCACGCGGCCGCAGGGGGATCGTACGACACTGGAAAGAGGATCGTCTCCGAGATCTACGGAGGCAAGGCCCCCTACCCCATACCGTACGAGTTCGTGCAGCTCAAGGGCGTCGGACAGATGCACAAGTCCCTGGGATGCTCCGTCACCGGTCTGGACGCGATCAACATGACCCCTCCGGAGGTACTCAACTACCTGTTCCTCAGGGTCAACCCGTCCAAGGCCATCGACTACGACTCCGGTATGGGCACGCTCGACATGGCCGACGAGTACGACAGGATGGAGCGCCTCTACTTCGGCGGCGAGTGGTCCGAGTCCGAGGACAACTCGGTCAGGGCATACGTCATCGCCCAGCACAACCATGTGCCCAAGGGGCTCCCCCTGCAGATTCCCTACCGCCACCTCGTCAACGTGGCCCAGATGGCCCCCGACTTCGAGGGTGTCATGGAGGTCCTGTCCCGCACTGAGGACATGTCCAAAGCCTCGCCCGAGGACATCGAGAGGCTCAAGCGCAGGGTCTCATGCGTCCGCTACTGGCTGAACGGATTCGCCCCCGACATGGTGAAGTTCTCGATCCTGCCGTCGGTCCCCTCCGACGCAGACCTCTCCATGAACGAGAAGGTCTACTTCCAGGCGCTCGTCAAGAGGATGAACGACTGCGTGTGGAACTCGGAGAACATCACCGAGATCGTGTCCGACATCGCCAAGGCCTCCCCCATCGGGACCAAGGGCGCATACAAGGCACTGTACAAGATCTTCATCGGAAAGACCGCAGGCCCCAGGCTGGGTCCGTTCCTGGCGTCCATGGATCAGAAGTTCGTGGTCAACAGGCTCATCCAGGCCTCGCTTTGA
- the serS gene encoding serine--tRNA ligase — translation MLDVNVIRSNPDMIRTMLKNRNKDDAILDRFLNADSEWRALTDENNRLRQTRNEVSLQISKMPKGEEKDARIKEMREVSDKIKANDDRMAELEDIRQDCVLNIPNIPHESVPIGKDEHDNVVVYEKGEKRKFDFKPKEHWEIAEDLDIIDFDRAVKVAGSGFYCLKGDGARLERALINYFLDTHQDQGYTELFPPVVVNKAAVIGTGQYPNLKDDMYYLERDDMFLNPTAEVPVTNLLQDEILDKSQLPIYWTAYLPSFRREVGKHADTRGIIRVHEFNKVEMVNFVLPENSYARLEELRQNAEDLINGLGLPYRVLLLCTGDMSFSCSKCYDLELYAPGKDAWLEASSCSNFTDFQARRARIKYRPEPHLKSEFVHTLNGSGLALPRTMVAILENYQNKDGTVTIPEVLRPYMRGQEVIDRHN, via the coding sequence ATGCTTGACGTCAACGTCATCAGATCAAACCCTGACATGATCAGGACCATGCTTAAGAACAGGAACAAGGACGACGCGATCCTCGACAGGTTCCTCAACGCCGACTCCGAGTGGAGGGCGCTCACCGATGAGAACAACCGCCTCAGGCAGACCAGGAACGAGGTCTCCCTGCAGATCTCCAAGATGCCCAAGGGCGAGGAGAAGGACGCGCGCATCAAGGAGATGAGGGAGGTCTCCGACAAGATCAAGGCCAACGACGACAGGATGGCCGAGCTCGAGGACATCCGCCAGGACTGCGTCCTCAACATCCCGAACATCCCCCACGAGTCCGTCCCCATAGGGAAGGACGAGCACGACAACGTCGTGGTGTACGAGAAGGGCGAGAAGAGGAAGTTCGACTTCAAGCCCAAGGAGCACTGGGAGATCGCCGAGGACCTGGACATCATCGACTTCGACAGGGCCGTCAAGGTCGCCGGCAGCGGATTCTACTGCCTGAAGGGCGACGGGGCCAGGCTCGAGAGGGCCCTCATCAACTACTTCCTGGACACGCACCAGGACCAGGGCTACACCGAGCTGTTCCCGCCCGTGGTCGTGAACAAGGCCGCGGTCATCGGAACCGGGCAGTACCCCAACCTGAAGGACGACATGTACTACCTCGAGAGGGACGACATGTTCCTCAACCCCACTGCCGAGGTGCCCGTAACCAACCTCCTCCAGGACGAGATCCTGGACAAGAGCCAGCTCCCGATCTACTGGACCGCGTACCTCCCCTCGTTCAGGAGGGAGGTCGGGAAGCACGCCGACACCAGGGGAATCATCAGGGTCCACGAGTTCAACAAGGTCGAGATGGTCAACTTCGTCCTCCCCGAGAACTCCTACGCCAGGCTGGAGGAGCTGAGGCAGAACGCCGAGGACCTCATCAACGGCCTCGGACTCCCCTACAGGGTCCTGCTCCTGTGCACGGGAGACATGAGCTTCTCCTGCTCCAAGTGCTATGACCTGGAGCTCTACGCCCCCGGAAAGGACGCCTGGCTCGAGGCATCCTCGTGCAGCAACTTCACCGACTTCCAGGCCAGGAGGGCCAGGATCAAGTACAGGCCCGAGCCCCACCTGAAGAGCGAGTTCGTCCACACCCTCAACGGTTCCGGACTCGCCCTGCCCAGGACGATGGTTGCCATCCTCGAGAACTACCAGAACAAGGACGGCACCGTCACTATCCCCGAGGTCCTCAGGCCCTACATGCGCGGACAGGAAGTCATCGACAGGCACAACTGA
- the dph2 gene encoding diphthamide biosynthesis enzyme Dph2, which produces MFDFELETISRWISDGGFASVALQMPEGLKIRAPEISEFIERETGAIPVIVGRPCYGACDLFDYRGWAEALIHFGHSPIPSQGEDPNVLYIESRSDADVDGSVLESLVDLPQRVGLLATVQYLGLIPKVKGILESSGRAVSVGVGDGRICHPGQVLGCNCSAAEAVDADVDAFLFIGEGDFHPLAAAFGMEKPVLVLNPVTGEVRDMAPVRDRILRRRFAAIQGARDAQSFLVIVCSKIGQNRSELADRMVAMLRDHGRTAHKVVIEEINPNALMSYQVDAFVNTACPRIAMDDAARYPKPMLTPPELEIALGEREWGQYLFDQIRP; this is translated from the coding sequence ATGTTCGATTTCGAACTGGAAACCATATCACGCTGGATTAGCGACGGGGGCTTCGCCTCCGTCGCACTCCAGATGCCTGAGGGCCTGAAGATCCGGGCCCCCGAGATTTCTGAATTCATCGAGAGGGAGACCGGTGCCATCCCGGTCATCGTGGGACGTCCGTGCTACGGCGCCTGCGACCTCTTCGACTACCGCGGCTGGGCGGAGGCTCTCATACACTTCGGTCACTCCCCCATACCGTCCCAGGGCGAGGATCCGAACGTCCTCTACATAGAGTCCCGTTCCGACGCCGATGTCGACGGGTCGGTGCTGGAGTCCCTGGTCGACCTTCCGCAGAGGGTCGGTCTGCTGGCGACCGTGCAGTACCTGGGGCTGATCCCCAAGGTGAAGGGTATCCTGGAGTCATCAGGGAGGGCCGTGTCCGTCGGTGTCGGCGACGGGAGGATATGCCATCCGGGGCAGGTCCTCGGCTGCAACTGCAGCGCCGCCGAGGCGGTGGACGCCGATGTGGACGCGTTCCTGTTCATAGGGGAGGGCGACTTCCACCCGCTGGCCGCCGCGTTCGGGATGGAGAAGCCCGTGCTGGTCCTCAACCCCGTCACAGGGGAGGTCAGGGACATGGCGCCGGTCAGGGACAGGATCCTCCGCAGGCGCTTCGCCGCGATACAGGGTGCGAGGGATGCGCAGAGCTTCCTGGTCATCGTGTGCAGCAAGATAGGTCAGAACCGCTCGGAACTGGCGGACAGGATGGTGGCGATGCTCAGGGATCACGGCAGGACGGCCCACAAGGTCGTTATCGAGGAGATCAACCCCAATGCGCTCATGTCGTACCAGGTGGACGCGTTCGTCAACACGGCATGCCCGCGCATAGCCATGGACGATGCCGCCAGGTACCCGAAGCCGATGCTGACCCCGCCTGAGCTCGAGATCGCCCTGGGCGAGAGGGAGTGGGGACAGTATCTGTTCGACCAGATCCGCCCCTGA
- a CDS encoding nitroreductase — protein MEFKDAVSARRSEYMLDAADVDVDAVVSVLRSIAGKVPSSFNAQSARMFVLSGEDHERFWGIVEDILAERSKDAERFKATRAKLATFRAAAGTILFYEIDAKTEALMEEHPSYRDLFPQWAEHGNAMLQFASWVAIRDMGLGANIQHYNPIIDSRVADEFGIPSGYRLIAQMVFGRVVTPAGPKDKLSGDDIVIVAHANNNNEKDM, from the coding sequence ATGGAGTTCAAAGACGCCGTCTCGGCCAGACGTTCCGAGTACATGCTGGATGCAGCCGACGTGGATGTCGACGCGGTCGTATCCGTCCTCAGATCCATCGCGGGCAAGGTCCCATCCTCCTTCAACGCCCAGTCGGCGAGGATGTTCGTGCTGTCCGGCGAGGACCACGAGAGGTTCTGGGGGATCGTCGAGGACATCCTCGCTGAGAGGTCGAAGGACGCCGAGAGGTTCAAGGCTACGCGTGCGAAGCTGGCGACCTTCCGCGCCGCCGCAGGCACGATACTGTTCTACGAGATCGATGCCAAGACCGAGGCGCTCATGGAGGAGCACCCGAGCTATAGGGACCTCTTCCCCCAGTGGGCGGAGCATGGGAACGCGATGCTGCAGTTCGCCTCATGGGTTGCCATCCGCGACATGGGTCTCGGGGCCAACATACAGCACTACAACCCGATTATCGATTCCAGGGTGGCGGACGAGTTCGGGATCCCATCAGGATACAGGCTGATCGCGCAGATGGTCTTCGGCAGGGTGGTCACCCCGGCGGGACCGAAGGACAAGCTCTCCGGTGACGACATCGTCATTGTAGCCCACGCCAATAATAATAATGAAAAGGATATGTGA